A portion of the Stegostoma tigrinum isolate sSteTig4 chromosome 18, sSteTig4.hap1, whole genome shotgun sequence genome contains these proteins:
- the tmem19 gene encoding transmembrane protein 19 isoform X1 → MVIMFPQTATSRGTDVNDCQRSLYKELVNMMGNIVILSLIVAISLSFWIVSMTVSTYYGTLRPVSPWRWLFSVFVPLFIASHALKKQNLDRSGAIGALIVGFILTIANLSFFSSLLTFFVSSSKLTKWKAEAKKRLDPDYKEGGQRNWIQVFCNGGVPTEIALLYMIETGPGEIAIDFSKQYTASWMCLSLLGALACSSGDTWASEIGSVASKTQPRLITTWEKVPIGTNGGVTFVGLVSSLLGGMAVGLAYLLTQLMFVEDLDTSPPQWPIVIYGAAAGFLGSVLDSYLGAVMQYSGFDEDSGMVVNHITPHGRHISGKPILDNNAVNLFSAILIALLLPGITWPFWPRKLTI, encoded by the exons ATGGTAATAATGTTTCCCCAAACTGCGACCAGCAGAG GTACAGATGTGAACGATTGTCAGCGTTCATTATACAAAGAATTAGTAAACATGATGGGAAATATTGTTATCCTTAGTTTGATAGTGGCCATATCCTTGTCATTTTGGATTGTGTCTATGACTGTCAGCACTTATTATG GCACTCTACGACCTGTGTCACCTTGGCGATGgctgttttctgtgtttgttccacTTTTTATTGCTTCACATGCATTAAAGAAGCAAAACCTTGATCGCAGTGGAGCTATTGGAG CTTTGATTGTTGGGTTCATCCTTACAATTGCCAACCTCAGTTTCTTCTCTTCATTGCTAACTTTTTTTGTTAGCTCATCTAAACTCACAAAATGGAAGGCAGAAGCTAAGAAACGTTTGGATCCAGATTATAAGGAAG GTGGCCAGAGGAACTGGATACAGGTATTTTGTAATGGAGGTGTTCCAACAGAGATTGCCTTACTCTATATGATTGAAACTGGGCCAGGAGAAATTGCAATTGATTTTTCAAAGCAGTACACTGCCTCTTggatgtgtctctctctcctggGAGCACTGGCTTGCAGTTCAGGTGATACCTGGGCATCAGAAATAGGAAGCGTCGCCAGCAAAACACAACCAAGACTGATCACCACATGGGAAAAGGTTCCCATTG GTACCAATGGAGGAGTAACCTTTGTAGGCCTTGTGTCAAGTTTACTTGGTGGAATGGCTGTTGGATTAGCCTATCTATTAACTCAGTTGATGTTTGTGGAGGACCTGGATACTTCACCACCTCAGTGGCCAATTGTTATATATGGTGCTGCAGCAGGTTTCCTTGGTTCTGTTTTGGATTCCTATTTAGGCGCTGTGATGCAGTATTCGG GTTTTGATGAAGACAGTGGGATGGTTGTCAATCACATTACTCCTCATGGAAGGCACATATCAGGGAAACCTATTCTGGATAATAATGCAGTGAATCTTTTCTCTGCCATCCTTATTGCACTGCTGCTGCCAGGAATAACCTGGCCCTTTTGGCCAAGGAAGTTAACGATTTAA
- the tmem19 gene encoding transmembrane protein 19 isoform X3 has translation MMGNIVILSLIVAISLSFWIVSMTVSTYYGTLRPVSPWRWLFSVFVPLFIASHALKKQNLDRSGAIGALIVGFILTIANLSFFSSLLTFFVSSSKLTKWKAEAKKRLDPDYKEGGQRNWIQVFCNGGVPTEIALLYMIETGPGEIAIDFSKQYTASWMCLSLLGALACSSGDTWASEIGSVASKTQPRLITTWEKVPIGTNGGVTFVGLVSSLLGGMAVGLAYLLTQLMFVEDLDTSPPQWPIVIYGAAAGFLGSVLDSYLGAVMQYSGFDEDSGMVVNHITPHGRHISGKPILDNNAVNLFSAILIALLLPGITWPFWPRKLTI, from the exons ATGATGGGAAATATTGTTATCCTTAGTTTGATAGTGGCCATATCCTTGTCATTTTGGATTGTGTCTATGACTGTCAGCACTTATTATG GCACTCTACGACCTGTGTCACCTTGGCGATGgctgttttctgtgtttgttccacTTTTTATTGCTTCACATGCATTAAAGAAGCAAAACCTTGATCGCAGTGGAGCTATTGGAG CTTTGATTGTTGGGTTCATCCTTACAATTGCCAACCTCAGTTTCTTCTCTTCATTGCTAACTTTTTTTGTTAGCTCATCTAAACTCACAAAATGGAAGGCAGAAGCTAAGAAACGTTTGGATCCAGATTATAAGGAAG GTGGCCAGAGGAACTGGATACAGGTATTTTGTAATGGAGGTGTTCCAACAGAGATTGCCTTACTCTATATGATTGAAACTGGGCCAGGAGAAATTGCAATTGATTTTTCAAAGCAGTACACTGCCTCTTggatgtgtctctctctcctggGAGCACTGGCTTGCAGTTCAGGTGATACCTGGGCATCAGAAATAGGAAGCGTCGCCAGCAAAACACAACCAAGACTGATCACCACATGGGAAAAGGTTCCCATTG GTACCAATGGAGGAGTAACCTTTGTAGGCCTTGTGTCAAGTTTACTTGGTGGAATGGCTGTTGGATTAGCCTATCTATTAACTCAGTTGATGTTTGTGGAGGACCTGGATACTTCACCACCTCAGTGGCCAATTGTTATATATGGTGCTGCAGCAGGTTTCCTTGGTTCTGTTTTGGATTCCTATTTAGGCGCTGTGATGCAGTATTCGG GTTTTGATGAAGACAGTGGGATGGTTGTCAATCACATTACTCCTCATGGAAGGCACATATCAGGGAAACCTATTCTGGATAATAATGCAGTGAATCTTTTCTCTGCCATCCTTATTGCACTGCTGCTGCCAGGAATAACCTGGCCCTTTTGGCCAAGGAAGTTAACGATTTAA
- the tmem19 gene encoding transmembrane protein 19 isoform X2, with protein MVVWNLNVTSTDVNDCQRSLYKELVNMMGNIVILSLIVAISLSFWIVSMTVSTYYGTLRPVSPWRWLFSVFVPLFIASHALKKQNLDRSGAIGALIVGFILTIANLSFFSSLLTFFVSSSKLTKWKAEAKKRLDPDYKEGGQRNWIQVFCNGGVPTEIALLYMIETGPGEIAIDFSKQYTASWMCLSLLGALACSSGDTWASEIGSVASKTQPRLITTWEKVPIGTNGGVTFVGLVSSLLGGMAVGLAYLLTQLMFVEDLDTSPPQWPIVIYGAAAGFLGSVLDSYLGAVMQYSGFDEDSGMVVNHITPHGRHISGKPILDNNAVNLFSAILIALLLPGITWPFWPRKLTI; from the exons ATGGTCGTATGGAACCTCAATGTGACAA GTACAGATGTGAACGATTGTCAGCGTTCATTATACAAAGAATTAGTAAACATGATGGGAAATATTGTTATCCTTAGTTTGATAGTGGCCATATCCTTGTCATTTTGGATTGTGTCTATGACTGTCAGCACTTATTATG GCACTCTACGACCTGTGTCACCTTGGCGATGgctgttttctgtgtttgttccacTTTTTATTGCTTCACATGCATTAAAGAAGCAAAACCTTGATCGCAGTGGAGCTATTGGAG CTTTGATTGTTGGGTTCATCCTTACAATTGCCAACCTCAGTTTCTTCTCTTCATTGCTAACTTTTTTTGTTAGCTCATCTAAACTCACAAAATGGAAGGCAGAAGCTAAGAAACGTTTGGATCCAGATTATAAGGAAG GTGGCCAGAGGAACTGGATACAGGTATTTTGTAATGGAGGTGTTCCAACAGAGATTGCCTTACTCTATATGATTGAAACTGGGCCAGGAGAAATTGCAATTGATTTTTCAAAGCAGTACACTGCCTCTTggatgtgtctctctctcctggGAGCACTGGCTTGCAGTTCAGGTGATACCTGGGCATCAGAAATAGGAAGCGTCGCCAGCAAAACACAACCAAGACTGATCACCACATGGGAAAAGGTTCCCATTG GTACCAATGGAGGAGTAACCTTTGTAGGCCTTGTGTCAAGTTTACTTGGTGGAATGGCTGTTGGATTAGCCTATCTATTAACTCAGTTGATGTTTGTGGAGGACCTGGATACTTCACCACCTCAGTGGCCAATTGTTATATATGGTGCTGCAGCAGGTTTCCTTGGTTCTGTTTTGGATTCCTATTTAGGCGCTGTGATGCAGTATTCGG GTTTTGATGAAGACAGTGGGATGGTTGTCAATCACATTACTCCTCATGGAAGGCACATATCAGGGAAACCTATTCTGGATAATAATGCAGTGAATCTTTTCTCTGCCATCCTTATTGCACTGCTGCTGCCAGGAATAACCTGGCCCTTTTGGCCAAGGAAGTTAACGATTTAA